A window of Enterobacter ludwigii genomic DNA:
CCCACGGTACGCCGCTGATCCCGGCCACGCCTGCGGTTTCGATGCGGGTCAGCATATGGTGCAGACCGTGGCCGAACTCGTGGAACAGGGTGATCACTTCGTCGTGGGTAAACAGCGCAGGTTTGCCATTCACCGGACGGTTGAAGTTACAGGTCAGATAAGCGACCGGCTTCTGCAGAGAACCGTCGGCTTTACGCATCTGGCCCACGCAGTCGTCCATCCACGCCCCGCCGCGTTTGTTCTCACGCGCGTAGAGATCGAGGTAGAAACTGCCGCGCAGCTCGTTCTTCTCGTCATACAGCTCGAAGAAACGTACGTCCGGATGCCAGACGTCAATGTCGGTACGTTCTTTTGCGGTGATGCCATAGATGCGTTTAACCACTTCGAACAGACCGTTAACGGCTTTGTTTTCCGGGAAGTACGGGCGCAACTGCTCATCGCTGATGCTGTAGAGGTGCTGCTTCTGTTTTTCGCTGTAGTAAGCGATGTCCCACGGCTGCAACTCGTCCACGCCGAACTCCGCCTTCGCGAAGGCACGCAGTTGTGCCAGCTCTTTCTCACCCTGTGGACGGGCGCGTTTGGCCAGGTCGGTTAGAAAATCGAGTACCTGCTGTGGATTTTCCGCCATTTTGGTGGCAAGGGATTTATCGGCATAGTTTTCAAAGCCCAGCAACTGCGCCAGCTCGTGACGCAGAGCCAGAATTTCAGCCATCACCGGGCTGTTGTCCCATTTACCGGCATTCGGCCCCTGGTCGGAGGCGCGGGTGCTGTAAGCGCGGTACATCTCTTCGCGCAACGCCTGGTTGTCGCAGTAGGTCATTACCGGCAGGTAGCTCGGGATATCCAGGGTTAACAGGAAACCTTCCTGCTCTTTCGCTTCGGCCTGCGCTTTTGCCGCCGCCAGCGCGCTTTCCGGCATCCCGGCCAACTGCGCTTCGTCGGTAATCAGCTTCGTCCAGCCCATGGTGGCGTCGAGCACGTTGTTGCTGTACTGATTGCCCAGTTCAGACAGGCGCGCGGCAATTTCACCGTAGCGGGTCTGCTTCTCTTTTGGCAGACCAATCCCGGACAGCTCAAAATCACGCAGGGCGTTATCGACCGATTTTTTCTGCGCCGTGTTCAGTTCAGCATAGTGGTCGCCGTCGCGCAGGTCGCGATACGCTTTGTAGAGCCCTTCGTGCTGGCCGACCCAGGTCCAGTACTCGGAGCGCAGCGGCAGGGTCTGTTCGTAGGCTTCGCGCAGTTCCGGGCTGTCTTTTACCGAGTTCAGGTGGCTCACCGGGGAGAGGATACGCCCCAGCACGTCGTACACTTCGTCCAGCGGCTGACACAGATTTTCCCAGGTGTACGGCGCGCCCTGCGCGACCACGCTTTCTACCGCCGCACGGCAGTTGTCCAGCGATTGCGTAACGGCTGGAACCACATGTTCAGGGAGGATTTTAGAAAATGGTGGCAACGAAAAAGGCGTCAGTAATGGATTGGTCATAAACGCTGTCCTGTTGAATAAGATGAATGAAGCGCGCATCCGGCGCTGTGCATATGGTCCAGTAATGGGGTTAAGTGTAGAGGATTTCAATGCCTGCGCTTACCGGGCTGACGGGTAATCTGTGCCGTTCTGCTGTAAACTGTGGCAAATCGTCATTTCAGCGGAATTTCATTACTCATGCTCAGTTATCGCCACAGCTTCCACGCAGGCAACCACGCCGATGTCCTCAAACACACCGTTCAGAGTCTGATCATCGAATCACTCAAAGAGAAAGAGAAGCCGTTTCTCTATCTGGACACCCACGCGGGCGCGGGGCGCTATCAGCTGAGCGGCGAACACGCCGAGCGTACCGGTGAATATCTGGAAGGGATCGCCCGCATCTGGCAGCAGGATGACCTGCCAGCAGAACTGGAACCCTACATCGGTGTAGTGAACCATTTCAACCGCAACGGCCAGCTGCGTTACTACCCAGGTTCTCCGCTGATTGCCCGTCAGCTGTTGCGCGAACAGGACAGCATCCAGTTGACCGAGCTGCACCCAAGTGATTTCCCGCTGTTGCGCGCTGAATTCCAGAAAGATAACCGCGCTCGCGTGGATAAAGCCGATGGCTATCAGCAGCTGAAAGCCAAATTGCCGCCGGTTTCCCGTCGCGGCCTGGTGCTGATCGACCCGCCGTACGAAATCAAAACCGACTATCAGGCGGTGGTGACCGGCATCCACGAAGGTTACAAGCGCTTTGCGACCGGTACCTATGCCCTGTGGTACCCGGTGGTACTGCGCGCGCAAATCAAACGCATGATCAAAGACCTGGAAGCGACCGGCATCCGTAAAATCCTGCAGATTGAACTGGCGGTACGCCCGGATAGCGACCAGCGCGGTATGACCGCCTCCGGTATGATTGTCATCAACCCGCCGTGGAAGCTCGAAGCGCAGATGAATAACGTGCTGCCGTGGCTGCACAAAACGCTGGTGCCAGCGGGTACAGGCCACGCCACCGTCAGTTGGATCGTGCCTGAGTAATCACAGCCATCGGTGGAACCTATTGATTTCAGGTATACAATCGCGGCAATTCACGATTAAGGATAAAAGCTATGACTAAGCATTATGACTACATCGCAATCGGCGGCGGCAGCGGCGGCATCGCCTCCATCAACCGTGCGGCCATGTATGGCCAGAAATGTGCGCTGATTGAAGCCAAAGAACTTGGCGGCACCTGCGTGAACGTGGGTTGTGTACCGAAGAAAGTGATGTGGCATGCGGCGCAGATCCGTGAAGCTATCCATATGTATGGCCCGGACTACGGCTTTGACACCACCATCAACCACTTCGACTGGGACAAACTGATCGCCAGCCGTACCGCCTACATCGACCGTATTCACACCTCGTACGACAACGTACTGGGTAAAAATAACGTCGACGTGATCCGTGGTTTTGCCCGCTTTGTGGACGCGAAAACGATCGAAGTGAACGGCGAGACGATCACTGCCGATCACATCCTGATCGCCACCGGCGGCCGTCCGAGCCACCCGAATATCCCGGGTGTGGAATACGGTATCGACTCCGACGGCTTCTTCGAACTGCCAGCCCTGCCAAAACGCGTTGCCGTGGTGGGCGCGGGTTACATTGCGGTTGAGCTTGCCGGCGTGATTAATGGTCTGGGTGCCGAAGCGCATCTGTTCGTGCGTAAACACGCACCGCTGCGTAGCTTTGACCCGCTGATCGTCGACACGCTGGTCGAAGTGATGAACGCCGAAGGCCCAACCCTGCACACCAACGCCGTACCAAAAGCGGTAGTGAAAAATGCAGACGGCAGCCTGACCCTGGAGCTGGAAGATGGCCGCAGCCAGACCGTCGATTGCCTGATCTGGGCGATTGGCCGTGAACCAGCGAACGATAACTTCAACCTGGCCGTCACGGGCGTGAAAACCAATGATAAAGGCTATATCGTCGTTGATAAGTTCCAGAACACCAGCGTACCGGGCATTTATGCTGTCGGTGATAACACCGGTGCGGTTGAGCTGACCCCGGTTGCCGTTGCAGCGGGTCGCCGTCTCTCCGAGCGTCTGTTTAACAACAAGCCGGAAGAGCATCTGGACTACAGTAATATCCCGACCGTGGTCTTCAGCCACCCGCCAATCGGCACCGTCGGCTTAACCGAGCCGCAGGCGCGCGAGCAGTATGGCGACGATCAGGTGAAAGTGTATAAATCCGCGTTTACCGCGATGTATACCGCTGTTACCTCTCACCGTCAGCCGTGTCGTATGAAGCTGGTGTGCGTTGGGCCAGACGAGAAGATTGTCGGTATTCACGGCATTGGCTTTGGCATGGATGAGATCCTGCAGGGCTTCGCGGTGGCGCTGAAGATGGGCGCAACGAAGAAAGACTTCGACAACACCGTGGCGATCCACCCGACGGCTGCGGAAGAGTTCGTGACCATGCGATAATCCTGAAGCCCCTCTCCGGAGGGGCTTTTTTTTAACATTCATACACCGTTGCAAAACGAATGCTCCGAAAATAGTGATCTAGCGCACATATTCCTCCCCATCTACCGAAGCGAATGTCTACGCTTTAAAGACACCCGGAAGAACAATCTCTTTGAACACACAACCGGAGGTCCTTATCACCATGTTCAACCAGAAGACACAGGCTACCGAGAACATCGAATTCGGGATTGAAGAAGAGCTGCGCTACGAGACCGATCCCTGTGAGTTGAAACTGGATGAAATGATTGAAGCGGAGCCGGAACCCGAGATGATCGAAGGGCTACCCGCCTCTGATGCCCTGACGCCCGCCGATCGCTATCTTGAACTGTTCGAACACGTGCAGTCTTCACGGCTGTTTGCAGACAGCAAAACCTTCCCCGACTGCGCGCCGAAGATGGACCCACTGGATATTCTGATCCGCTACCGCAAGGTCAAACGCCACCGGGATTTCGACCTGCGCCAGTTTGTGGAGAACCACTTCTGGTTGCCTGAGACTTACAGCACAGAATATGTCTCCGACCCCGGCCTTTCGTTAAAAGAGCACATCGACAGTCTGTGGCCAGTGCTAACGCGTGAGCCACAGGATCATATTCCCTGGTCATCCCTGCTGGCACTGCCGCAAGCGTATATCGTACCTGGCGGCCGATTCAGCGAGACCTATTACTGGGACTCTTATTTCTCCATGCTGGGGTTGGCCGAGAGTGGCCGGAACGATCTGCTGAAATGTATGGCGGATAACTTCGCCTGGCTAATCGAACGCTACGGTCATATTCCGAACGGCAACCGCACCTATTATCTCAGCCGCTCCCAGCCCCCCGTTTTTGCCCTGATGGTTGAGCTGTTCGAGGAGGACGGCGTGCGCGGGGCGAAGCGTTACCTTGAACACCTCAAAATGGAGCACGCCTTCTGGATGGACGGCGCTGAGTCATTGCTGCTTAATCAGGCCTACCGCAGTGCGGTACGTATGCCGGATGGTTCCCTTCTCAACCGCTACTGGGACGATCGTGACACACCGCGTGACGAATCGTGGATTGAGGATGTGGAGACGGCCCGCCACTCGGGTCGTCCGCCCAATGAGGTGTATCGCGACCTGCGTGCGG
This region includes:
- the prlC gene encoding oligopeptidase A; the protein is MTNPLLTPFSLPPFSKILPEHVVPAVTQSLDNCRAAVESVVAQGAPYTWENLCQPLDEVYDVLGRILSPVSHLNSVKDSPELREAYEQTLPLRSEYWTWVGQHEGLYKAYRDLRDGDHYAELNTAQKKSVDNALRDFELSGIGLPKEKQTRYGEIAARLSELGNQYSNNVLDATMGWTKLITDEAQLAGMPESALAAAKAQAEAKEQEGFLLTLDIPSYLPVMTYCDNQALREEMYRAYSTRASDQGPNAGKWDNSPVMAEILALRHELAQLLGFENYADKSLATKMAENPQQVLDFLTDLAKRARPQGEKELAQLRAFAKAEFGVDELQPWDIAYYSEKQKQHLYSISDEQLRPYFPENKAVNGLFEVVKRIYGITAKERTDIDVWHPDVRFFELYDEKNELRGSFYLDLYARENKRGGAWMDDCVGQMRKADGSLQKPVAYLTCNFNRPVNGKPALFTHDEVITLFHEFGHGLHHMLTRIETAGVAGISGVPWDAVELPSQFMENWCWEPDALAFISGHYETGEPLPKELLDKMLAAKNYQAAMFILRQLEFGLFDFRLHAEFSPEQGAKILETLAEIKKQVAVIPGPTWGRFPHAFSHIFAGGYAAGYYSYLWADVLAADAFSRFEEEGIFNRETGQSFLDNILTRGGSEEPMVLFKRFRGREPQLDAMLEHYGIKG
- a CDS encoding 23S rRNA (adenine(2030)-N(6))-methyltransferase RlmJ: MLSYRHSFHAGNHADVLKHTVQSLIIESLKEKEKPFLYLDTHAGAGRYQLSGEHAERTGEYLEGIARIWQQDDLPAELEPYIGVVNHFNRNGQLRYYPGSPLIARQLLREQDSIQLTELHPSDFPLLRAEFQKDNRARVDKADGYQQLKAKLPPVSRRGLVLIDPPYEIKTDYQAVVTGIHEGYKRFATGTYALWYPVVLRAQIKRMIKDLEATGIRKILQIELAVRPDSDQRGMTASGMIVINPPWKLEAQMNNVLPWLHKTLVPAGTGHATVSWIVPE
- the gorA gene encoding glutathione-disulfide reductase, with the translated sequence MTKHYDYIAIGGGSGGIASINRAAMYGQKCALIEAKELGGTCVNVGCVPKKVMWHAAQIREAIHMYGPDYGFDTTINHFDWDKLIASRTAYIDRIHTSYDNVLGKNNVDVIRGFARFVDAKTIEVNGETITADHILIATGGRPSHPNIPGVEYGIDSDGFFELPALPKRVAVVGAGYIAVELAGVINGLGAEAHLFVRKHAPLRSFDPLIVDTLVEVMNAEGPTLHTNAVPKAVVKNADGSLTLELEDGRSQTVDCLIWAIGREPANDNFNLAVTGVKTNDKGYIVVDKFQNTSVPGIYAVGDNTGAVELTPVAVAAGRRLSERLFNNKPEEHLDYSNIPTVVFSHPPIGTVGLTEPQAREQYGDDQVKVYKSAFTAMYTAVTSHRQPCRMKLVCVGPDEKIVGIHGIGFGMDEILQGFAVALKMGATKKDFDNTVAIHPTAAEEFVTMR
- a CDS encoding alpha,alpha-trehalase; this encodes MFNQKTQATENIEFGIEEELRYETDPCELKLDEMIEAEPEPEMIEGLPASDALTPADRYLELFEHVQSSRLFADSKTFPDCAPKMDPLDILIRYRKVKRHRDFDLRQFVENHFWLPETYSTEYVSDPGLSLKEHIDSLWPVLTREPQDHIPWSSLLALPQAYIVPGGRFSETYYWDSYFSMLGLAESGRNDLLKCMADNFAWLIERYGHIPNGNRTYYLSRSQPPVFALMVELFEEDGVRGAKRYLEHLKMEHAFWMDGAESLLLNQAYRSAVRMPDGSLLNRYWDDRDTPRDESWIEDVETARHSGRPPNEVYRDLRAGAASGWDYSSRWLRDPSRLASIRTTQFIPIDLNAFLFKLESAIANISASKGDKETADLFRQKASDRREAVNRYLWDEESGCFRDYDWRREEKALFSAASIVPLYVGMATHEQAERLSDAVKARLLTPGGILATEYETGEQWDKPNGWAPLQWMAIQGFKQYGNDSLGDEIAWSWLHTVNHFYKTHHKLIEKYHIASSTPSEGGGGEYPLQDGFGWTNGVVRRLIGLYGEP